The genomic segment TCTTTAATCTCGCTATTGCCGTGATTGTATCAAAAATGACCAACAAAGACCCGAAAGAAAAGGAGGCAAAGGAAAAACGGCACAAATTCCTTCAATTAGTGTCAGGAATTTCACCCGCTCAAAAGAGAAAGGTTTCGTTGGCGTGGATATTAACAATCATATGGTTTTTGGTTGGTTTTGGACCGTTTGCAACGATTGGTAACACACTCTTTTCTAACCCAAATAGCCCAGCCACATGGGTACCGTTTGGCCTGCCGTCACTTTGGGTGTGGCAACTCCTTTTTTTGGTATATGGAATATTTGTTATGTGGTTTCTGGCGTTTAAGGTGGGGTTGTCTGAGCCGGTGGAGCCGGACAAAGTTGAAAGGCTACACAAGGAATACTTTAGCTGAATTTCTTAATATTAACCGTTTAAGCAAAAACAGGCGGTGAAGCTCTCTGTTCAGTTTTTGCTAGAGAAACTAATTCTAGTTGCATCTCGTCTAATCCTTGGGCAGTAACAAGAGCCTGTCGGAACTTGGCCGCGCCGGGAAATCCTCTGATGTACCACCCAAAATGTTTCCTCATAAGATTCATTCCCCAGTGCTCGCCCCTATTTTCAAGAAGAAGGTCGAAATGTCGTTGGCACATTTCGACGCGCTCAGAAACAGTGCACTTTTCAGGCAGTGGTTCTCCCCTCAACAGGGCAAGAGTCTCTCTGAAAAACCAAGGATTACCAAGAGCACCACGCCCCACCATGACAGCATCACACCCAGTGTCCTCAAACATTGAAAGCACATGCTTGGGGGTTGAAACATCACCGTTACCAATGACAGGAATAGAGACTGTTTGTTTTAGTTCCTTAATTAAGGACCAGTCAGCTTGACCAAGGTAGGATTGGACGGTTGTACGTGGGTGCAAGGTAATGGCTTTAATCCCGATCTTCTCCAGGCGCTCTCCTGCTTCAGGAGTCACGATCGACTCCTGGTTCCAACCGGAACGCATCTTTACTGTCACAGGGACGTCTGGGACAGATTCAACCACACTCGTCGTTATCTCATCCATTAGACAGAGGTCCTTTAAAGCTGCTGAACCAGCGCCTCGTTTTGTTACCTTCGGTACAGGACACCCATAATTGATATCAAGAATGTCAGGTCTGAAATTGTCAACCACGAAACGGGCGGCTTGAGCCATGACCTCCGGCGAGCTTCCGAACATTTGAATACCGATGGGCCGCTCTTCTTCATGGAAATGGATCAGGTCTAAAGTTTTCTGGTTTTCACGGATAATACCGTCAGCAGAGACAAACTCAGAATAGACCACGCCAGCTCCCATCTCCTTGCAGAGGATTCGAAAAGCATAGTCTGTAACCCCAGCCATGGGCGCTAAAAAAACAGGAGATTCGATCTTTACTGAACCGATTTTCATTGACGCAAAGAATTTACATTTTCCTTACTGTCCGATCTGCCCTAAACTTATATCAAGACTCGAGGTTGATTTAATATGAAAAATGCGATTTATTGCTATTTTTTGGCCCTGGTTATTGGTTTAGCATTTCTTTTTTCGAGCTGCTCCAGTCAAAACAATGAAATTTATCGTGCTCGTGCAGATATTACCGGAGCTGAAGGATCAGGCGTTTCCGGATATGCCGAATTTGTACAGAGTAGTAAAGGGGTGGTTCCAACAGTTCTTGTCACCCTGGAAGTGACTGGCTTGGAGCCTGGCTCGGTCCACGGCTGTCACATCCATGAGAACGGCACTTGTGAACCAACCTTTGGTGCAGCGGGGGGGCACCTGGATCCTGGACCATATGGAATGTCTAATCCAGACGCGAACCACCCATTCCACATGGGTGATCTGCCAAATCTTGTGGCCAACGAGAATGGTGTGGCGAGATTTGAACACCGAACCAGCCGAGTCACACTTTCTGACGGACCACTTACTCTTTTTGACGGCAATGGAAGTGCCATCATTGTTCATGTAGACCCTGATCTGGGGACAACCGGACAGAAGGGAGGCGCTGGCGGGGCAAGACTGGCGTGTGGCACTATCCAAAAGCGCTGAATTAACGGAACAAACACACACCTCTTTCTCAGAAAAGTTTTAGTTTCTCCCTGTGAAATATGAGATACAGCTATTCTTTAGCCTGACCTTTGTTGTGTCAATAAGTACTGGTCAAAATCTGCAAATTCACTATGACTTTGCTGAAGACCGCAGATATTTTACTTCGACGCTCGAGATGTATAAACCAGATGAAAAGGGAGCTACCTTCTGGTTTGTCGATTTTGAATATAACCAGCCAGGAAATAAAAGTGCTTCAGTGGGATATTGGGAATTCGCTCGTTATATGAACCTGTCATTCATGGAAGGACTCTCTGGCACTATTCAGTTTAATGACGGCGTGTCGCGATGGGGGCCGTTGGGCCATGTCTGGCTTACCGGAATTACCTACCCTGTTGATTTGAAAACCACCACAGTTTCAACAGAATTGCTCTATCGTGCTGCCTATGGTTCTAAATCACACGATGGGCAGTTGACGTTTGTATTCTATGTCCCACTGCTAAACGGGAAAGCTCACCTGACGGGCTACGCGGACATCTGGACTCAAGACAGATTTGATGATGAGGGTAAAGAAACGGCAGTTATGAGTCAGCCGCAATTATGGTATGCTGTTTCTTCCAAACTTTATGTTGGCGGTGAGGCACGAATTACGAAAAACTTTTTACCGAAGGATGGTTGGCAATTCTATGCGACTTTCGCGTTAAAATGGGACATGGAGTAAATGTGCCTGAAGCCACCTAATTACTGACCAGCTGATACTACCACGGCATTTAGCAGAGTTTTTTGAACTCTTTGCAGCGATTGTTCTAAAACCACCATCATTTTCTGGGCTTCGCGGGTGTCACCCTTTTCAATTGCCTCACGGACCCCTGGTAGCGTCTTTACGCCGTATCCCGTATAAAACCCGGGTGCGTAGATTTGGTGTCTGAACCAGGGCCTCCCAGGCAAACCACCGTTATCAGTAAAATTTTCTTCAGCCAAAAGAAGATAGCGGTTCACTTCTTTAATCAGTGCTCTATTGGCCCCAGGATTGCTTAGTAGCAGTTCGATCTGGTTGTTCAAAACTAGTGATGTAGCGTGGAGTATTTCGGTGCTCTTCCGTAATGAGGAAAAATTAAGGTGCTTAGCCACGTTTCTATCTTCACTTTCTTTCTCAACCTCATCAATGTATTGGTGAATGGTTTCCGCAGTGCTGGAATAATCGAAAGGATAAACAGTGCTGTTTGCCATTCTTAGAAGGAATTTTGCAACAAGGTCGGTTAAAGCTATTCCGTACACAAAACCGGGATCACCGTATTGGGTGAAAAACCAATGAGTGTCATAGCGGGAATGATAAATACCATTTCCCGACCCAAAACCGAGGTTGATTGAAGGAATTCCCAAATGATCAAGAAAAACAGTATAGTCACTTCCCGATCCAAGGGCCCCCAGCCTCACATTTTCATAACCATTATGCTTTATTAGGCGGTTTTCATTTGAATTTTCTTTCCAAGAGTCATACACAGTTCCCTGACTTCCCGGCATATTAATATCTTTTGTTAACTGGTTTATAAATGGTTGAAGAGAATGAACACCACTGGCACTGAAATTTCCAGCTGTGTAGCTTTCTCGGTTTAAATAAACAACAACGTTATTCTTTAATGTTTCTGCGAATTCTTCACCATACTCCACAGATCCGATCAACCCATATTCTTCTCCGTCCCAACTAGCAATCGCGATTGAACGTTTGGGCCTATATCCTTTTTCTGCAAGATCGCCTAGTAGCTTCCCAGTCTCAAGCAGAACAGTGGCGCCGCTTATAGGATCACGACCGCCGAAAGTCCATGCATCACGGTGACTGCCCACCATCACGATTTTTTCAGGCTCCTCACTTCCTCTCAAAATTCCAATGACATTCATTATAGTTCGGAGGGACCAATCGGATTTTAATTTCATACGGACTTCAGCGGGACCCGGACCTATATGATATGTAATAGCTAAGCCACCTTTCCAGGAATCGGGTGCGATAGGCCCTTCAATATTCCTTAATATTGGCAGGGCATCCCCGTAAGAAATAGGTAAAACGGGGATTTTTTGTAGAGTAGGGACTTTATCAAGCGGAAGCCTTTTAACATCTCCTTTCGCAGCTTGAAAGGGGGTTAGGGGGTCGCCGGGGTAAGTGGGCATATCCATTACGGATCCCCTCTGAACACCCCATTCGGGACGCCATTTTCCCTTTGGCATGACTTCTCCTTGAACAAAACCGTCGTCTTCTGGATCAGAATAGATTAGACAGCCGATAGCTCCATGCTCTGAAGCTATCTTTGGTTTAATCCCTCGCCAACTTCGACCGTATTTTGCCAGAACAATTTTTCCCCGTACGGAAACACCTAAAGAATCCAACACTTTATAGTCTTCAGGCAGACCATAGTTGACGAATACGATTTCACCGGTTATGTCTCCATCAGCAGCATAAGCGTTATAAGGAGGCAAAACGCCATCTTTGGTTAAATCTTGGTCTTCATCGTAGGGTGGTTCGACTAGTTTTAACTCATATCGCTCAGGTGAAATGAGGGTAACTGAACGTTCTATCGGACGGGGAAGAAGCACCTCGTAATGGGAAGTTTGAACTTCATCGAAGCCAAATTCTTTCAGTTTTTCGGCGTAGTAGTGTCCGATTTTGATATTGGCTTCAGTTCCAGCGTGATGGGGCTCAGCTGTCATGATAAGGTGATATTCGTTCATACGTTTGGGCAGCGCCACACCTAGGCGACGCTCCAAAGTCAATTCATCTGATGCTCCCTTTGAGTTAAAACCAAGAAGCTGCTTTTCTTTAGCCCCTGACAAAGAATTCAACATTATCAGGCAGACAACCACACTTTTTAAAATGCTCGTTCTCATCGCTCCCCCCTTTTTCATCTAACTAGAAACTTTACTTATTTTCTTAAACCCCAGATAAGTTACATTATTAAAATGAAAGAATCTTAACCATCCTCCTCTAGGATGAGACTTTTTAATACGGGGCAAAAGAAAAGGCAAGGATTGTTCCATACCTAACGCATTAAAGCCTTGATGGTAGCATTAGATCCCGACAGGCGCTCACTTAACAGTTCCACAATAAATGTGTGAAGTTCTACAGTTTTATCAGGTGTTTCAAGGTTCATTTTCTTAAAACTTTCTTTGGACAGGAAAAAGACCCGGCAGTCTGTGTCAGCTATAACGGAAGCAGATGCAGAGGATCCTAAATATAGACTCACTTCACCAACTACAGTTCCCGGGCCCAGGGTTTTAAGACGAATTTTTTTGCCGGTATCCAATTCCAGTTCTACGGTAATTTTTCCTGATTCTATAAAAGTGATTCCACCGGGGTCTTCACCCTGCTTAATCATTATTGTTCCGGAAGGACAATTTTTAGTTTCAAAAAAGTCTGCAATCTGGGAGAATCGATGCAGGAAAGATCCTGTCTTATCCTTACTCTCCAACCCATCGGTTTCAGGTAAAACACAATGTAGAATGTGTTGCTCACACCATTCCAAGCCGTGATCCAGGTCCTGAAAAATCCGGATAAGGCTGCTTTTTTCAGCAACAATCCCCTCAATATATAATTGAGCCTCCATTTCGTCATGCAGACCACAAAAAAGAATGTGAAATCCGCAATTCTCAGCCAATATTTTGAGTTTGTTAAAGCTATTTATTGCTGACGAGTCAAGACCTGTGACATGACGAAAATCAAAAACTAGGTACTTCAGCTTGCTGAGGTTTTGATTTTCCTGCCTTGATTGTACTTGCATTAGCAATCGGTTGGCGGTGCCAAAAAAAACAAAACCCTGTAAAGGCAGGATATAAATTTCATCACCGTGATCCTGAAGAACCTCTTTTAGGTGACTGGACCGTTCAACGTTGCTGCTGAATGTTTTCCCCGACAACTCGTACTTAATTACCTCAACCTTGGAGTAATTAATCACAAAAAGAATTATGGACATCAAAAGGCCAAGAACTATTCCCTCCAGAAACCCAATAGACCCAATAACGATTAGAATTAAAACAATCACCGCATAGTCAGTTTTGTGCAGTCTTTTCCAGGTATCGAAGAGCCATTCCACCATAAATTCAAGTCCCAAGTTCAATAATAGTCCACCCAGAATTACTTTGGGGAAAATAGACAACACATCAGCCCCGAAGACGAGTGTAATCATACTGATTACGGCCACAACGATACTTGGCAACCGGGTGCGGGCACCGAGATTATAGGACATGGATGTTTCGCTGAGGGTCATGTAACCTGCCGGAGCGCCAGCCATCCCAGCTAGAATGTTGCTGTAGCCAGTTAGGCGAAGTTCTTTATCCAGGTCAAAATCCCGTTTAACAATTAATTCCAGTCCACTATAATTAAATAATACCGAAACAGCGCTCAAGATCATCATTGTTGCAATAGCTGGCAGATGTACAAGAAAGAGATCCCAACGAAAAAAGGAGACATACTTAAATGGAAAACCGGGAAAAAAACCACCCCCAGGGAACGGACCTAATAAATATCCGTTTTGTTCCATGTTGGTAAAGGAAAACCCCAAGCCAAACATAATGATGTAGAACAGCACAATACTGCCGAATAGGATTCCCGGTGTCAACAGGTAATGACTAAAGTAGCGGGTCATTACTAACAGTGTTACTGCAAAAACAAGCCCAGGAAACCATTTGAAAATGGTGGAGCTTTCGAAAAGCATTCCCATATCTGCCAAGCCAAGGTCCAGATCCGTCATCATCATGAAGGAGAATTTGACAATTAGCCAACCTGTTCCAGCCAAGAACCCCCCAACAACAGGAAAGGGAATATAGCGCACTAATTTCCCGAGCTTAAAACGCCCTAAAATGTAAAAAAATAGCCCTACAAGGATGGAGCTAAGACCGATGGCAACAAAAATGAATTGGTACGCATGTTCAGCATCTAATTCACTGCCTACACCCGTAGCCACGGTTGCCGCCATGAGAGCAAGAATGGCAATGGGAATGTCCTGGGGAGCGATGAAGATTAGGGGATAGGTGGCAGTGAGGGCGGAAAAAACAGCAAAAATGACAGTCCCAAACAACAGGATTCCAATGCCCTGAGATAGAAAGCTTGCCAATGGACCAGTAAACACAAGAGCAGCCAGCGCCATGGCTGAAACGATGCAGACAATGGCATTAATAGTTCCAGCAATAATCCCCGGGACAAAATCAGACATTATGGTGTTTTTCTTCATCGCGATATTGAGCCAAGAGCAGGAAACAGCAATTTAGTTACGGGTAAATGCGGGTTTCCTATTATTTATTTTTCATCACTTGTAAACGGGATTAATTACCCGACGAGAACCAAGAAAAAGAGTAGTGCCATTGACCTATAGATCGTCCAAAATAAGAAAGGGCGACTAGATTGCCGCCCTTTAAGGATTTCAAACAACTATTTGTAGGCAAAAAATTATTCCTCTTCGTACTCCTCGCCACCGTCTTCGTATGCTTCAAAATAAGCTTCTAACATTTCCGGATCATATTCAACCTCGTATTCCTCTGGCATCCACATATTTATGTCATCACTCTCAACATCCTCCAGCTCAGTGGACTGAGGTGCGAGCGGAACTACCGGCTGTACAACAGAGGGAGAAGAGGTCACCTTAGGCTGCGCACTTTTCCAGTAGAAAAGAAAGGCACCAGGCGTCATAGCAAGTAACAAGACAACAAAAGAAAAAAGCGCAGCTTCGGGTAAAATGTGGTAACCTCCCCACATATCCTGCTCAATTGCCTGCTCCAGAAAAACGGCCGTCCCAGCAAGGAATCCGAATAGAGTTACCACAAAGGGGAGAGAAGCCACCCTGATTTTCATAAAACTCAGACTGACGAACCAAATAAGGAGCCCACTCACTACAGACATTAGGGCAAGGCGGAATTCACCCAGAGCGGCCGCAACCACAAACCCCGCAAGAGCCAACAGCACGACGACCGTACTGATAAATGCGTTTACATTACTGTTCATTGAATTCGGTATTCTCTACCTCGGAGTAGCTACCGGAGGGGAAATTGACCATAAGAACCAAACCAGGCAACATGAATCTACATATTGGGTGAGGGGACTTTCCCTTTCGGCAATTCGTCTAAACCTCTCTATATTCGTCCGAGAGACACTCTCATGAGTAATCCTAAATCTTTAAAAGCTATCGGAGTAATTGGTGTTGGCCACCTGGGAAAACGACACCTCAAGAATGTCATTAAGCTACCATCTGTAATTTGTGCTGGATTTTTTGATATTGATGGTGAGACATCTAATAGAATTACCCGTGAAAGAGGAGTGGAAGCGGCTGTTTCCATTCAAGAGATTATCGACAAGAGTGATGCACTGATTATTGCTGTGCCCACCTCAGAGCATTTCTCCGTTGGAAAAGCATGCCTTGAAGCGGGAAAGGATGTCTTTATGGAAAAACCGCTCTGTGCCTCACTGGAAGAGGCTGATATATTAGTGGAGCTAGCAGAGAAGAAAGAAGTGGTACTGCAGGTGGGCCACGTGGAAAGACTTAATCCAGCCATTTTAACCTTAAAAAGAGAGAAAATTCCTCTGGAGCCAAAATATATTGAGACTCACAGGCTGGCTCCATATCGGGTGCGAGGAACAGAGGTGCCTGTAGTTCTAGATCTTATGATTCATGATCTTGATGTGATCCTATCTCTAGTGAATTCACCCGTAAAAAATGTATCTGCCACAGGCGTTTCCATCATAACAGATTCCGTGGATATTGCGAATGCCCGGATCAGGTTCGAGAACGGCTGTGTTGCTAATATTACGTCTAGCAGAATAGCCAAGGATTATGTCAGGAAGTTGCGCGTATTTGAGCGAAATATTTATATCACCATCGATTTTTTGCAAGGCATCACAGAAGTTTACAAAGTGCTGGACGCTGAAGAAGAGAATCCAAATGCGTTAATCTCCGCACCCCTGGAACAGGATGGCCATCACAGACAGATTGTTTACGAGAAGCCAAGACAAGAGAAGGTGGATGCCCTTCAGTTAGAGTTGACAAATTTTCTAGAGGCTATCGAAGGTAAGTCAGACCCCATCGTGACCGCTGAAGAAGGTCGTGAAGCACTCCGACTTGCACTGCTCATACAGGAGAAGATCGAACAGGATCTTCAGTGACGTAACGGTTCGTCCAGGTTTTGATATGGATGTCCGCCAATTTTTCTTTAAGAATCGAAGTTATACTCCTATTCCTCTGGCCTTGGCTATTATCATCCTTGCTGACCCTGGTGGACCCGTTACAAGGATGGGGTTGCTCCTGCTCCTCGTTGGAGAGACCTTAAGATTAAATGGAGTTCACTATGCCGGAGGCGCAACACGAACGAGAAAAGTGGGAGCTCCACAACTTTGTACAGACGGTCCCTTCGCTTATGTGCGAAATCCTCTCTACCTAGGCAATATTATTCTCTATGTCGGAGTCGTATTGATGGCCGGCGGGACATTTATGTGGCAACTGTTTGGGGTCACCGTTACCTTCTTTTTTCTACAATATAGTTTTATTATATCTCTTGAAGAACAGACCCTCGCTGATAAGTTCGGAGAGGAATATAGATCCTACTTAGCAGCAGTTCCGCGCCTTCTCCCCCGCATTGTCCCTTGGCCGGGTCGCTACGGCATTTCACCCGCAACATGGAAAAAAACATTCCGTACTGAGCGTAGAACTTTGCAGATGATAGCCATTTATCTCTTGTTTATTATGGTAAAAACTGTGATCTCTCGATGAAATGAGAATGGAAAAAGAAATTCTTATTATAGCAGGGGAAACGTCAGCTGATCAACACGGTGCTGCCCTTGTAAACCAACTAAAAGCTTCTTCAAAAGGAATGTCCTTCTTTGGTATAGGTGGTGAAAAACTGAGGATGGAAGGTGTTCAGTTGGTAGAACATGCTGGAAACATGTCTGTCATGGGTTTTGTGGAAGTAGTGTCACATTACCGACGTATAAGAACTGTATTTAATAAGGTGCTTTCAGAATGTGAAAAGAAAAATCCTGCCCGGGCAATACTCATTGACTACCCGGGCTTTAATTTGCGTCTGGCCAAAGAGCTCAAAAAAAGAAATATTCCGGTGACATACTACATTAGCCCTCAGCTGTGGGCTTGGAAAGAAAAGCGCATTGATGTGATTCGAGGGTGTGTGGAACAGATGCTCTGCATTTTCCCTTTTGAGGAAGATTGGTATCATCAACGGGGGATAAAAGCTGT from the Candidatus Neomarinimicrobiota bacterium genome contains:
- the dusB gene encoding tRNA dihydrouridine synthase DusB; this encodes MKIGSVKIESPVFLAPMAGVTDYAFRILCKEMGAGVVYSEFVSADGIIRENQKTLDLIHFHEEERPIGIQMFGSSPEVMAQAARFVVDNFRPDILDINYGCPVPKVTKRGAGSAALKDLCLMDEITTSVVESVPDVPVTVKMRSGWNQESIVTPEAGERLEKIGIKAITLHPRTTVQSYLGQADWSLIKELKQTVSIPVIGNGDVSTPKHVLSMFEDTGCDAVMVGRGALGNPWFFRETLALLRGEPLPEKCTVSERVEMCQRHFDLLLENRGEHWGMNLMRKHFGWYIRGFPGAAKFRQALVTAQGLDEMQLELVSLAKTEQRASPPVFA
- a CDS encoding superoxide dismutase family protein codes for the protein MKNAIYCYFLALVIGLAFLFSSCSSQNNEIYRARADITGAEGSGVSGYAEFVQSSKGVVPTVLVTLEVTGLEPGSVHGCHIHENGTCEPTFGAAGGHLDPGPYGMSNPDANHPFHMGDLPNLVANENGVARFEHRTSRVTLSDGPLTLFDGNGSAIIVHVDPDLGTTGQKGGAGGARLACGTIQKR
- a CDS encoding DUF5020 family protein, translated to MKYEIQLFFSLTFVVSISTGQNLQIHYDFAEDRRYFTSTLEMYKPDEKGATFWFVDFEYNQPGNKSASVGYWEFARYMNLSFMEGLSGTIQFNDGVSRWGPLGHVWLTGITYPVDLKTTTVSTELLYRAAYGSKSHDGQLTFVFYVPLLNGKAHLTGYADIWTQDRFDDEGKETAVMSQPQLWYAVSSKLYVGGEARITKNFLPKDGWQFYATFALKWDME
- a CDS encoding M28 family peptidase, with translation MKKGGAMRTSILKSVVVCLIMLNSLSGAKEKQLLGFNSKGASDELTLERRLGVALPKRMNEYHLIMTAEPHHAGTEANIKIGHYYAEKLKEFGFDEVQTSHYEVLLPRPIERSVTLISPERYELKLVEPPYDEDQDLTKDGVLPPYNAYAADGDITGEIVFVNYGLPEDYKVLDSLGVSVRGKIVLAKYGRSWRGIKPKIASEHGAIGCLIYSDPEDDGFVQGEVMPKGKWRPEWGVQRGSVMDMPTYPGDPLTPFQAAKGDVKRLPLDKVPTLQKIPVLPISYGDALPILRNIEGPIAPDSWKGGLAITYHIGPGPAEVRMKLKSDWSLRTIMNVIGILRGSEEPEKIVMVGSHRDAWTFGGRDPISGATVLLETGKLLGDLAEKGYRPKRSIAIASWDGEEYGLIGSVEYGEEFAETLKNNVVVYLNRESYTAGNFSASGVHSLQPFINQLTKDINMPGSQGTVYDSWKENSNENRLIKHNGYENVRLGALGSGSDYTVFLDHLGIPSINLGFGSGNGIYHSRYDTHWFFTQYGDPGFVYGIALTDLVAKFLLRMANSTVYPFDYSSTAETIHQYIDEVEKESEDRNVAKHLNFSSLRKSTEILHATSLVLNNQIELLLSNPGANRALIKEVNRYLLLAEENFTDNGGLPGRPWFRHQIYAPGFYTGYGVKTLPGVREAIEKGDTREAQKMMVVLEQSLQRVQKTLLNAVVVSAGQ
- a CDS encoding cyclic nucleotide-binding domain-containing protein, whose amino-acid sequence is MKKNTIMSDFVPGIIAGTINAIVCIVSAMALAALVFTGPLASFLSQGIGILLFGTVIFAVFSALTATYPLIFIAPQDIPIAILALMAATVATGVGSELDAEHAYQFIFVAIGLSSILVGLFFYILGRFKLGKLVRYIPFPVVGGFLAGTGWLIVKFSFMMMTDLDLGLADMGMLFESSTIFKWFPGLVFAVTLLVMTRYFSHYLLTPGILFGSIVLFYIIMFGLGFSFTNMEQNGYLLGPFPGGGFFPGFPFKYVSFFRWDLFLVHLPAIATMMILSAVSVLFNYSGLELIVKRDFDLDKELRLTGYSNILAGMAGAPAGYMTLSETSMSYNLGARTRLPSIVVAVISMITLVFGADVLSIFPKVILGGLLLNLGLEFMVEWLFDTWKRLHKTDYAVIVLILIVIGSIGFLEGIVLGLLMSIILFVINYSKVEVIKYELSGKTFSSNVERSSHLKEVLQDHGDEIYILPLQGFVFFGTANRLLMQVQSRQENQNLSKLKYLVFDFRHVTGLDSSAINSFNKLKILAENCGFHILFCGLHDEMEAQLYIEGIVAEKSSLIRIFQDLDHGLEWCEQHILHCVLPETDGLESKDKTGSFLHRFSQIADFFETKNCPSGTIMIKQGEDPGGITFIESGKITVELELDTGKKIRLKTLGPGTVVGEVSLYLGSSASASVIADTDCRVFFLSKESFKKMNLETPDKTVELHTFIVELLSERLSGSNATIKALMR
- a CDS encoding Gfo/Idh/MocA family oxidoreductase; its protein translation is MSNPKSLKAIGVIGVGHLGKRHLKNVIKLPSVICAGFFDIDGETSNRITRERGVEAAVSIQEIIDKSDALIIAVPTSEHFSVGKACLEAGKDVFMEKPLCASLEEADILVELAEKKEVVLQVGHVERLNPAILTLKREKIPLEPKYIETHRLAPYRVRGTEVPVVLDLMIHDLDVILSLVNSPVKNVSATGVSIITDSVDIANARIRFENGCVANITSSRIAKDYVRKLRVFERNIYITIDFLQGITEVYKVLDAEEENPNALISAPLEQDGHHRQIVYEKPRQEKVDALQLELTNFLEAIEGKSDPIVTAEEGREALRLALLIQEKIEQDLQ
- a CDS encoding isoprenylcysteine carboxylmethyltransferase family protein encodes the protein MDVRQFFFKNRSYTPIPLALAIIILADPGGPVTRMGLLLLLVGETLRLNGVHYAGGATRTRKVGAPQLCTDGPFAYVRNPLYLGNIILYVGVVLMAGGTFMWQLFGVTVTFFFLQYSFIISLEEQTLADKFGEEYRSYLAAVPRLLPRIVPWPGRYGISPATWKKTFRTERRTLQMIAIYLLFIMVKTVISR